Part of the Plasmodium vinckei vinckei genome assembly, chromosome: PVVCY_13 genome, atcaaaataatataattaatcaAAATCATATTGTCAAACATAACAGCATTGTTTTGAATGATTTTAATAATGctattaataatacaattcctgataattataataacgAATTGATAAACTTAAATTCAATGCAAAATCAAACAAATTCTGACTTAAACAAAgacattttaaataattattataaattaaataataatacaaatacacaaaataattCTGCATCTGTAACTAAAAATTCTAATATAGacaatacaaataatattggaAATCGAAACGTTAACAATGCTCATATTTCCGGTAATAACCTAAATACAATTTGCCATAATAACCATTATTATTCTCatataaatcaaataaCTGACTCGAATAATcataacataaataatattatttcaaaaGAGAATCGAACAAATGAAGATTTACTAAATGAGGTTCATTTAAATGATGGTATTATTGGTAATAGCCGATTAAATGGAAATCGATTGAATAGTAGTATTTTAAGCAATAATGCTGTATCTACTAAACAAATgataaacaataaaatgatGACCAGTCAAATACCATCTAGccaattaataaataatcatattaataataaccATAATGCCccaaacaataatataagaCGATCATTAAGTAATAAAGTAAATACtcaatatgaaaataaatataataataatagcaaTCAGCTAAATCTAACACATACAAAGCACATGAACAATTCaataaataacaaatttaattcATTGATTGGGGGTTCGGGATTAAATAATATCGATGAAAACATTTTAAGcgatattataaataatccAGAAACAGGCATACCAAAAAATACATCCATCAATCTAattaatcaaaatatagataataacaataataataataatgatgttATGCATACTCATTTgaacaatattaatatgcCAAATATTCAACCATTAATTCAATCTAATATTAAACTTAATATTGATCCGAATGCTCACATCAATCCTAATTTTCAGCTCTTATCTTATCAGCAAGCTCCCCAATATTCAATTAATgataatgcatatatatgcaatttTAATCCAAAGTAGCTCGCCAAACCGGCGTTAAATCTGCAAAAGCAGACTCAATACATAGGGcaagatataaaaagagcaaaaaaaaagcacaTACACTTTTATATGTGCTATCTATTTATAAAGATGCAGATGTAGACATTAATACCCGTATAGAAAATTATTCTCCCTATTTTCAGCATAAATTATACTGCTGGtattagtttttttttattttttttacttccacaatatttttactattattgataaattaatatataattattaaaatttgcaATGCGCTATTATTCATGTAAACAGGTATTTTTAACATACCTACGCATTGTTTATATTGGCGCATACACATATACcaacacatatatatgcatattttatgcatttttGGAATTTGTTTGTACAAGCACAGGAGGAAAAGTAAATAACCATATagaaatagtaataaaatatacaaacaatgaaataataaagaggAAACTAGCGAAacaacaaataataaattaacacaagtaaatattttttaaataagttGAATGCTATGTCtctttatcatatatttattattattttattatttatttttttatccttgtaattttttatttaacatttgtgttatataaacaatagAATGTCTATTCCTATCTAAGTTAAACTTCTTTGTtacttataaatatatcaaatcTATATTagtatcttttttatttcatatacaTAGAGggatataatttttttcctttttttgttttttgcatatacatataactatatttaaacattatcctaaatatttttataaacctttttaatttattataataaaaatcacGCAATAGTGAAACGGTGAATTGAAGTTCTTCaataaaatgaacaaaactatttttctttttggaATTGTGTCAATTTAACACTAccctttaaaaaaacaaatgtaAAAGGCtgtcttttttaatatttatgattaataaaacatataacaCTTTTTCTTAATTTAATCATTTAGTTGtatgcataaataaataatatgtttatttttatattttttgaagcATTTTAAGgtttatattgttttaaaatgtaatatCACAAATGAGCATAAATTTGCTTCGAGAATATaaattcaaattattaacacaataaaaaaaacaaaaagttGAAATAGTTATAAGCTAATTCGTGAGGCTATAATATGCGTATAACAACATTACACGcgtaatgaaaaatatacagAATATACAGGCATAATGaatgaatattttacaaacaTACGCATATGCGGTATGCATAAATTTTAGGGGAAATAATGCAAAGCATATTTGATAGTCtttacttatatttttataacttataattttaataggTGCTGGAAATATTCAATTGGtaataatacaattataaatattatgcatatatataatcctAATTATGGATACATACAGTGagttataaataatgagaAAAATCATCCTTTACTTATTCCTCAGCGTTTTCAATTGCGGGAATATAACCAATATTTGTGTAATATTCCtgcatatatttgtgtGAATTTTTTTCGTGATATGGATCATCTACATTATATTTGggaatttcaaaaaaaaatggaaatcgTCCATAAAATAAGGTTCTTTTGGGCCTAAAGGATAAAGGATCGACCTCCTGATAATCTGGTTCATTGTCTATCACACTACTTTTAAATGACTGACTGAAATTTCTTAACCAATGGTTATAATACGGAAGCGAATAGGCATGATGCTGATATCtatcaattatatttcGTCGTTTATCTTGCCTTCTAAAATGCACATCAggattaaataataagttGCGTAAAACAACAGCAATGGATATTGCTGAAGCATAATaggatataaaataatagttaTATTGACTTGGGTCATTAAACCAATTGTtgtaactttttttaaaaaaatatttcaataaCTTATTATCTGTATAGCAGCCATTGAGATTCCGAAAGGCATTGAAATAATGCTGCGCGTTGtgaaatataaacattcTTATTGAAAATGGCAAATACTAAATAATAaggataaatataatataaaactgctataacataatttataatatttaaaggctttgttatatatatttatttactatAAATTCTtcgtattttatttatataatcttCTTCTCGcgaaaatataatgtattACTACTATCCTAGCACAATTGTAAtgactttttttttttttttcctttatctttaatttttacacattttctttattgaatgcttaaaataattatacaaaaatgttttttcaCTTACATTTTCATGTTTTACGTGTTATATCTTATTTCTAGATTTTTcgattttattatttaattaatttttgtatttttttgtacattttacttttaattgtatatttataatgcgttatgttatatatatttttttttactataagtgtataattttttgctatgcattattatatatgcataatgaTTGCCAAATATTCAACATAAACCGCTggaaaatgaacaaaaaaatatataccaaACAATTCCTgatttatacaaatttttattctttttttgtttttgctTAATTTATggattttcaaatatattagtatatatacacatccttaactttttatcttttttttcgaaataaattaaaaattataatttttaaattaagtttatcaaaaattgttttaatatGTGGAAAAACTTAACAATGtcataaatatgaacaatacgcgtatatatatacaaacatTGTCgtatgaacaaaaaaaattaacgaTGCATATAGAATACGATAAAAAGGTATCGTcgaatttaaatatttgctTTTCGCAATATATAGCGTCAATTATTTATCCTCCTtttgcttttttattttccaaaaacgcctttaatttattagaatatatatttttatggcAATTAAAAGCAACCAGTATGAAATAATGATTTTGGAATAATCTCCATTCCTCAAACTCATCAAACATTTcgattttttctattttttttttttcttcgaAGCTTATATgataatcatatatttcgttcatatcatttatatacacattGGACCATcctaaatttttatatctttcaATTTGTAATTCTAAACTGTTGTATTTGTGTATACTTTTTAAAGTTATTCCTCTCTGATTAAAGTAGTTTATCATTATTGTCCCAAATGCGGTATTGGGGttaaactaaaaaaaagaaaataaaagtgaAATTATGATCAAACTATGGGTCAGAAATATAGACAAagataattaatataaaccctataaatatagaatgAACAAATTCAaagtattattaaatatgcataGTATTACTTGTTCGTATACAATTACACATGCGATGTTTTTCATAAGGCCACTTAAggttttaattaaattatcgCTGCTTTCAACttctaaataaataaaaacacattcagataaaaatatagttgGTAGTGAAACATCAAAACCActatttgttaattttgtttCCATCGAACTTggattatttaaatcaaaagaaaccattttataattttcacaATTTATAAGatccttttcattttgtacACCCTTGTCTTTACttattaaacatttttttaataattcaacattatttattatttttgtttttttatttagcaCCTCATAAAAGTCTAGTTCGTAGtatttaacatttttataatgttcctattagcaaaaaaaatatataatcatgCATATATCTCTTGATgttatcatatataatatgcctGTAATATAGCGTAAACACCTTATATTTGTTTGCTTACATATATCCAAAAAAACATTGGATCCAATCCAGCCCCTATATTTACTACCTGAACTATTTCATCctgaaaaaagaataatgcTTGGAtgtttgtatataaatacgcacacattaatataatttatataccGAGTTTTTTCTATTACATTCCCTATTGATTTAACAAACAGATCGATGTATTTCCGTACCCCGGCAACACGAGAATAGTAAccttacaaaatataagtaaaaaaagaagaataaaatatataaaaactatTTATGTGCATATAATGATGTTTCAGAAAAAAATctacaattttaaaataagaaaaagcTATGAAATCAAAAACTATCGCAATATAACTTTATGTATTTTCTATGTACCTCTATTTATTAGAGGGCTTCTCCTCTCCATCCTCTTAACAAAATATTGCATATATGGGTCATCATAATATCCCAATTCGATCGCAGATCTGAacgaaaataaaacataaattatacATTAACATAgctaaataaattaataatattttgtttatatgtgtttatttttaaaaaggatTTGGGTTTCTCTAtgttatgaatatatttttttaagtatacAGTTTACTACTAGATGCTTCGTATGTTGTTCCttgaacatttttattggaTGATTCTGTACAATCCATCTTTAGTAAAgttgtttgttttttttacgtgttataatattgggatttaatgaaaaataagatatctttttaaatttatattttttatccaatcttgtaaataattatagcAAAATTACAATCACAGATTATTtgcttttaaatataaaagcattgctatatttttaaatttctaCTTTTATTCtagtttataaataatattatttttataaaaatgtaatataccaatacatatattttttaattatagtTTTCAAcgatatatatagtaattaatttatagattttttttcatccatttttaaagcaaaatataaaagttaAGTgttatgataattttttattttattctcaaaattaataaatcacCTTTATATTAgcacattatttttatatttactcttttaattgttttattgcaatttttatatatttgttttaggATAAATTCACACAATTCGTATATTTATGTTCCGAAATACaccaaaataatatgaacaCTGGAAATGGGTACGATTATCAcatatgataaattatctacatttattttccattgaatatatagtaatagaaacatattatttgaaataatataaaaagatatTCCAAAGATAAATGGAAAAGATCAAGGGctctaaaaaaaacaatcgTCGTATTCAAGTATTTTAAATTgatgaatattatattttaaccTTTTTTTCAACACTTATACGTATATAAAACATCACCTTTCTGTCTGTGtaaattcataaaaaggatcgtatgcacatataataatagtattacaaaaatatgacGACATTGGACAATTTTTATGTGGGGAAATAAGATTAATTGGTTAGTTTTATGTTCAGGTCTTTTCAAAAACCAACGgtttaaatacaaaaattgaaa contains:
- a CDS encoding leucine carboxyl methyltransferase, putative — translated: MDCTESSNKNVQGTTYEASSSKLSAIELGYYDDPYMQYFVKRMERRSPLINRGYYSRVAGVRKYIDLFVKSIGNDEIVQVVNIGAGLDPMFFWIYEHYKNVKYYELDFYEVLNKKTKIINNVELLKKCLISKDKGVQNEKDLINCENYKMVSFDLNNPSSMETKLTNSGFDVSLPTIFLSECVFIYLEVESSDNLIKTLSGLMKNIACVIVYEQFNPNTAFGTIMINYFNQRGITLKSIHKYNSLELQIERYKNLGWSNVYINDMNEIYDYHISFEEKKKIEKIEMFDEFEEWRLFQNHYFILVAFNCHKNIYSNKLKAFLENKKAKGG